Proteins co-encoded in one Streptococcus parauberis NCFD 2020 genomic window:
- a CDS encoding AEC family transporter, producing the protein MLTILIKASSFVLVVCLGYFFKKRGLISLQEGHALSKIVMTVTLPCALLLSAKSITLSGFLLIPLGLALLANGLMLALGYIRGRKAEPLSKTQNVIQLSGFNIGNFAFPFVQSFFPVSYLMYVILFDTGNAIMVFGGNYAVASLFSPGSEKLTVGAFLKKLLHSVPFVTYLICFVLSILQWHLPGPILTIAKVGADANPFLAMFVLGVMVDLKFNRQALQELGQLLGLRLFGSGLMVALVTLLPLDMVVKQMLTICLLAPIAVVTPLYAQELGIKSSVPATVNSLTILSSIVLITIFLLSFA; encoded by the coding sequence GTGCTTACCATATTAATTAAAGCTAGCAGTTTTGTGCTAGTTGTCTGTTTAGGTTATTTTTTTAAGAAAAGAGGACTAATTAGCTTGCAAGAAGGGCATGCTCTGTCCAAAATTGTGATGACAGTGACATTGCCTTGCGCATTATTACTGTCCGCAAAAAGCATTACCCTGTCAGGATTTCTCTTAATCCCGCTAGGTCTAGCTTTGCTTGCTAATGGGCTGATGCTTGCATTAGGTTATATAAGAGGTCGGAAGGCTGAGCCTTTAAGCAAAACCCAAAATGTTATTCAATTGTCGGGATTCAACATTGGCAACTTTGCGTTCCCATTTGTCCAAAGTTTTTTTCCAGTTTCTTATTTGATGTATGTCATACTTTTTGATACCGGAAATGCCATTATGGTCTTTGGCGGCAATTATGCGGTGGCTAGTCTCTTTAGCCCTGGTTCTGAAAAATTAACAGTTGGTGCATTCTTGAAAAAACTCTTGCATTCAGTTCCTTTTGTCACCTATCTTATCTGCTTCGTTCTCTCCATCTTACAGTGGCATTTACCAGGTCCAATCTTAACTATTGCAAAGGTCGGAGCAGATGCTAATCCCTTTTTAGCCATGTTTGTCTTAGGGGTGATGGTTGATCTCAAATTTAACCGACAAGCCCTTCAAGAATTGGGACAACTACTTGGTCTTCGTCTTTTCGGCTCTGGGCTAATGGTTGCACTGGTCACATTGCTACCGTTGGATATGGTTGTCAAGCAGATGTTGACCATCTGCTTACTAGCTCCAATTGCTGTCGTTACCCCACTCTACGCACAAGAATTAGGAATCAAAAGTTCAGTACCAGCCACCGTGAATTCACTGACCATCTTGTCCAGTATTGTTTTAATCACGATTTTTTTACTGAGCTTCGCATAA